Proteins from one Microcaecilia unicolor chromosome 2, aMicUni1.1, whole genome shotgun sequence genomic window:
- the CD8A gene encoding T-cell surface glycoprotein CD8 alpha chain, which translates to MAKLISALLFLNLLLCTSQQLRLEEKSKILQEGFGKLQCSSKNPTVLDQGVYWFHQKNTNERPVFLFYLNSLGKKIPSSRNDERFGSQKDSNGYTLEFKKFDHSQESTYYCLSIYNAEIHFSPGIPLYYPVPTTRTSTTVATVGPKPSSAESRKNCTRAKPPDPREKGVLNIPCELYILVPLAGACLILLIIVVVTSIILHKYSRKKRCKQYCHCRKRPMKENNGRLNPSDRYV; encoded by the exons ATGGCAAAACTCATTTCTGCCCTCCTTTTCCTGAACCTGCTGCTGT GCACTTCCCAGCAGCTCcgtttggaggaaaagtccaaaatcttGCAGGAAGGCTTTGGGAAGCTGCAATGTTCCTCCAAGAATCCCACAGTTCTGGATCAAGGGGTGTACTGGTTCCATCAGAAAAACACCAACGAGCGGCCCGTATTCCTGTTCTATCTAAATTCCTTGGGCAAGAAAATACCGTCTTCAAGAAACGATGAACGTTTTGGAAGTCAAAAGGACTCGAATGGATACACCTTAGAGTTCAAAAAATTTGATCATAGCCAAGAGAGCACCTATTACTGCCTGTCCATCTATAACGCTGAGATTCATTTCAGTCCTGGCATCCCACTGTACTACCCAG TCCCAACGACCAGGACGAGCACAACTGTGGCAACTGTGGGTCCAAAGCCCAGCAGCGCCGAAAGCAGGAAGAACTGCACCCGTGCGAAACCGCCAG atcccAGGGAGAAAGGAGTCTTGAATATCCCCTGTGAATTGTATATCTTGGTTCCTTTAGCAGGGGCTTGCCTTATCCTTCTGATTATTGTGGTAGTCACGTCCATCATCCTTCATAAAT ATTCCAGAAAGAAACGCTGCAAGCAGTATTGTCACTGCCGGAAGAG ACCTATGAAGGAGAACAATGGCAGACTGAACCCTTCGGACCGATATGTGTAG